A region of Solibacillus isronensis DNA encodes the following proteins:
- the hslV gene encoding ATP-dependent protease subunit HslV: MGQIHATTIFAIHHNGECAMAGDGQVTLGNAVVMKHTARKVRRLFNGKVLAGFAGSVADAFTLFEMFEAKLNEYNGNLQRAAVEVAKQWRGDKMLRQLEAMLLVMDKSTLLLVSGTGEVIEPDDGILAIGSGGNYALSAGRALKKHAGDHLSAKEIAEAALTTAADICVFTNHNIILEVL; this comes from the coding sequence ATGGGTCAAATTCATGCGACAACGATTTTCGCTATTCACCACAACGGTGAATGTGCAATGGCCGGGGATGGTCAAGTAACATTGGGAAATGCAGTTGTAATGAAGCATACGGCACGTAAGGTCAGACGTCTGTTTAATGGGAAAGTATTAGCCGGTTTCGCAGGTTCTGTTGCGGACGCTTTTACATTATTCGAAATGTTTGAGGCAAAACTGAATGAATATAATGGTAACCTGCAAAGGGCTGCAGTAGAAGTAGCAAAGCAATGGCGTGGGGATAAAATGCTCCGTCAATTGGAAGCGATGCTGCTTGTAATGGATAAATCAACATTGCTTCTTGTTTCAGGGACTGGTGAAGTAATTGAACCGGACGATGGCATTTTAGCAATTGGTTCAGGTGGAAACTATGCATTATCAGCTGGCAGAGCATTAAAAAAACATGCGGGCGATCATTTATCGGCAAAAGAAATCGCAGAGGCTGCGCTTACGACCGCTGCGGATATTTGTGTGTTTACAAACCATAATATTATCTTGGAGGTATTATAA
- the hslU gene encoding ATP-dependent protease ATPase subunit HslU: MTAINLTPRQITEQLNRHIVGQETAKRAVAVALRNRYRRSLLSEELKTEVIPKNILMIGPTGVGKTEIARRIAKLTNAPFIKVEATKFTEVGYVGRDVESMVRDLVEASRRLVKDELFERVKDQAERNANDALVKLLVPSKVKEKLTQNPFEMLFGQKESSQDETTNQDEPEIRTRRAQIAQDLKDGKLEEQWVTIEVTENAPSLFDAMPGMNMDNANGMQDMLSNLMPKKTKKRKVQVKDARRLLTQEEANKLIDTDALSSEAIQRAEQAGIIFIDEIDKIASKGSSSAEVSREGVQRDILPIVEGSTVTTKYGTVKTDYMLFIAAGAFHISKPSDLIPELQGRFPIRVELEKLTKDDFVRILKEPDQSLILQYKALLETEGVTLNFTDEAIERIAEIATEVNQETDNIGARRLHTILERLLEELSYEASEIAPAHIDITPNYVDQKLANIVKNKDLSQFIL, encoded by the coding sequence ATGACTGCGATCAATTTAACACCAAGACAGATTACGGAACAATTAAACCGTCATATTGTTGGTCAGGAAACAGCAAAACGTGCAGTTGCAGTTGCGCTGCGTAACCGGTACCGCCGCTCTTTATTAAGCGAAGAATTAAAAACAGAAGTAATTCCGAAAAATATTTTAATGATTGGGCCTACTGGAGTAGGTAAAACAGAAATTGCACGCAGAATCGCAAAACTGACGAATGCTCCGTTTATTAAAGTGGAAGCGACAAAGTTTACGGAAGTTGGTTATGTTGGACGTGATGTCGAGTCAATGGTACGTGATTTGGTAGAAGCTTCTCGTCGCCTTGTGAAGGATGAACTGTTCGAAAGAGTGAAGGATCAGGCAGAGCGCAATGCGAATGATGCACTTGTTAAATTACTTGTACCTTCAAAAGTGAAAGAAAAGCTCACGCAAAATCCTTTTGAAATGCTATTCGGTCAAAAAGAGTCGTCTCAAGACGAAACTACAAACCAGGATGAACCGGAAATTCGTACACGACGTGCGCAAATTGCCCAAGATTTAAAAGACGGAAAATTAGAAGAACAATGGGTAACAATAGAAGTAACGGAAAATGCCCCATCTCTTTTTGATGCAATGCCCGGTATGAATATGGATAATGCAAACGGTATGCAAGATATGCTTTCAAATTTAATGCCGAAAAAGACAAAAAAACGCAAAGTCCAAGTAAAGGATGCGCGTCGTTTATTAACACAAGAAGAAGCAAATAAGCTGATCGATACGGATGCGTTGTCCAGTGAAGCAATTCAACGTGCAGAACAGGCCGGCATTATTTTTATTGATGAAATCGATAAAATTGCAAGCAAAGGTTCTTCATCGGCAGAAGTATCCCGCGAAGGCGTTCAGCGTGACATATTACCGATTGTGGAAGGATCCACAGTTACGACAAAATACGGCACTGTAAAAACGGACTATATGCTCTTTATTGCAGCAGGTGCTTTCCATATATCAAAACCGAGCGATCTTATTCCGGAATTGCAGGGACGATTCCCGATTCGTGTTGAACTTGAAAAATTAACGAAGGATGATTTTGTTCGTATTTTAAAAGAACCGGATCAATCGTTAATATTGCAATATAAAGCATTGCTTGAAACAGAAGGTGTTACGCTGAACTTTACGGACGAAGCAATTGAACGCATTGCGGAAATTGCTACAGAAGTAAATCAGGAGACAGATAACATCGGTGCACGCCGTCTGCATACAATTTTAGAACGCTTGCTTGAGGAACTTTCCTATGAAGCATCGGAAATTGCGCCGGCACATATCGACATTACACCGAACTATGTCGATCAAAAATTGGCGAATATAGTAAAAAACAAAGATTTATCGCAATTTATTCTTTAA
- the codY gene encoding GTP-sensing pleiotropic transcriptional regulator CodY produces MNLLTKTRKINAMLQASAGKPVNFKEMANTLGDIIESNVFIVSRKGKLLGISIHQQIENERVKKMFEERQFPEEYTQNLFNITETSSNLDVNNEHTAFPVENKDLFASGLTTIVPIIGGGERLGTLMLARISDQFEDDDLILAEYGATVVGMEILREKSEEIEEEARSKAVVQMAINSLSYSELEAIEHIFEELDGNEGLLVASKIADRVGITRSVIVNALRKLESAGVIESRSLGMKGTYIKVLNDKFLNALAEIKMK; encoded by the coding sequence ATGAATTTATTAACAAAAACACGAAAAATTAATGCAATGTTACAAGCATCTGCTGGTAAACCAGTTAACTTTAAAGAAATGGCCAATACTTTAGGTGATATTATCGAAAGTAACGTATTTATCGTAAGCCGTAAAGGGAAGTTGCTTGGCATTTCAATTCACCAACAAATCGAGAATGAGCGTGTTAAGAAAATGTTCGAAGAGCGCCAATTCCCTGAAGAATATACACAAAACTTATTCAATATTACAGAAACTTCTTCAAACTTGGATGTTAACAATGAGCACACTGCATTCCCGGTGGAAAATAAAGACCTGTTTGCATCTGGTTTAACGACAATTGTACCCATTATCGGTGGCGGTGAGCGTTTAGGTACGTTAATGTTAGCGCGTATTAGCGATCAGTTTGAAGATGATGATCTTATTTTAGCTGAATACGGTGCTACAGTAGTAGGGATGGAAATTTTACGTGAAAAATCTGAAGAGATTGAAGAAGAAGCACGTTCTAAAGCAGTAGTTCAAATGGCGATCAATTCATTATCTTATTCTGAGCTTGAAGCAATCGAGCATATTTTTGAAGAATTGGATGGCAATGAAGGTTTACTAGTTGCTTCAAAAATTGCTGACCGCGTAGGTATTACACGTTCAGTTATCGTAAATGCATTACGTAAACTAGAATCTGCTGGTGTTATTGAATCACGTTCATTAGGTATGAAAGGAACATATATTAAAGTATTAAACGATAAGTTCCTGAACGCATTAGCAGAAATTAAAATGAAATAA
- the flgB gene encoding flagellar basal body rod protein FlgB: protein MDLFGGTISSLEKGLSYATLKNKAITQNIANVDTPNYKTKEVSFKDVLNDAKQATIPAYRTDARHYDFKINIGSSGVYSNENFRSRANGNAVNMDAEQAKLAENTIYYNALIDRVSSKFSTLNNVVKGGR, encoded by the coding sequence TTGGATTTATTTGGCGGGACAATAAGTAGCCTGGAAAAGGGACTTTCCTATGCAACTTTAAAAAATAAAGCAATTACACAAAACATAGCGAATGTTGATACACCGAATTATAAAACTAAAGAAGTAAGCTTCAAAGACGTATTAAATGATGCAAAGCAAGCAACGATTCCTGCGTATCGCACAGATGCGAGGCATTATGATTTTAAAATTAATATTGGTAGCAGCGGTGTGTATTCGAATGAAAACTTCCGCAGCAGAGCAAATGGAAATGCTGTAAATATGGATGCTGAACAAGCAAAGCTGGCTGAAAATACAATATATTATAATGCGCTGATAGATCGTGTCAGCAGTAAATTTTCAACGTTGAATAATGTAGTAAAAGGAGGAAGATAG
- the flgC gene encoding flagellar basal body rod protein FlgC codes for MSIFHSMNTTASALTSQRLRMDVISSNIANVDTTRAKQVNGEWEPYRKKSVTLKEQQGQFSNFLNMAIGKTEKAGAGNGVKVSSIKEDTETPFKLVYDPSHPDANAEGYVQMSNVDVLKEMVDLISASRSYEANITAFNANKNMLTKALEIGKG; via the coding sequence ATGTCCATTTTTCATAGCATGAATACGACAGCTTCTGCATTAACATCACAGCGATTAAGAATGGATGTAATTTCCTCTAACATTGCCAATGTCGATACAACGCGAGCGAAGCAGGTAAATGGTGAATGGGAGCCATACCGAAAAAAATCTGTCACACTAAAAGAGCAGCAAGGTCAATTTTCCAACTTTTTAAATATGGCGATTGGAAAAACGGAAAAAGCCGGTGCTGGGAACGGTGTTAAAGTAAGTTCTATTAAAGAAGATACGGAAACCCCTTTTAAATTAGTTTATGATCCATCCCATCCCGATGCGAATGCAGAAGGGTATGTTCAAATGTCGAATGTTGACGTATTAAAGGAAATGGTTGATCTCATTTCGGCGAGCCGCTCTTATGAAGCAAATATTACTGCTTTTAATGCAAACAAGAACATGTTAACAAAAGCATTAGAAATCGGGAAAGGGTGA
- the fliE gene encoding flagellar hook-basal body complex protein FliE: MAINPITFMSPAQSVNEVNVQNQLTPANAQQQFADTLKEAIASVNEHQKTSDTMTQKLINGGDVDLFEVMIAAQKASVTLNTTIEVRNKAVEAYQEIMRMSV; the protein is encoded by the coding sequence ATGGCGATTAATCCAATAACATTCATGTCTCCTGCACAATCTGTGAATGAAGTAAATGTTCAGAATCAACTGACTCCTGCAAATGCGCAGCAGCAATTTGCAGATACATTAAAAGAAGCGATTGCAAGTGTCAATGAACACCAAAAAACATCAGATACAATGACACAAAAATTAATTAACGGTGGAGATGTTGATTTATTTGAAGTGATGATTGCTGCACAAAAAGCAAGTGTTACTTTAAACACAACAATTGAAGTTCGTAATAAAGCTGTGGAAGCTTATCAAGAAATTATGCGTATGAGTGTGTAA